One window from the genome of Telopea speciosissima isolate NSW1024214 ecotype Mountain lineage unplaced genomic scaffold, Tspe_v1 Tspe_v1.0167, whole genome shotgun sequence encodes:
- the LOC122647796 gene encoding probable L-cysteine desulfhydrase, chloroplastic, whose translation MDPQRKEKGDASHDDDNNDLCKMQKLSTFISESEIRDEFLHHQPGVARLNNGSFGSCPASIIAAQRKWQLRFLQQPDDFYYNHLKKGIFESRTVIRDLINADDVDEVSIVDNATTAVAIVLQQICWEFVEGRFQRGDAVVMLHFAYGSVKKSIQTYLVSHAGASVIEVQLSLPVNSNEEIIVEFRKALEKGKSNGKKVRLAVIDHITSMPSVLIPIKELVKICREEGVDQVLVDAAHSIGSVEVDVKDIGADFYTSNLHKWFFCPPSVAFLHCRKSSSSSKSLELHHPVVSDEYGKGLAIESAWIGTRDYSSQLVVPSVLDFISRFEGGIEGIRKRIHDAVVQMGEMLAKAWGTHLGSPPEMCASMVMVGLPASLGISSEEGAVKLRAHLRDCFGIEVPIYFQAPKEGDSTGTRDKNDCITGYARISHQIYNREDDYYKFRDAINKLVQSGFTCKMLLPN comes from the coding sequence CTCGGCTCAACAACGGCAGCTTCGGTAGCTGTCCCGCTTCCATTATCGCTGCTCAACGAAAGTGGCAGCTTCGATTTCTTCAGCAACCGGATGATTTCTACTACAATCATTTAAAGAAAGGGATTTTTGAATCGAGGACTGTGATTAGAGATCTGATCAACGCCGACGATGTCGATGAGGTCTCAATTGTTGATAATGCCACGACTGCTGTGGCAATTGTGCTACAACAGATTTGTTGGGAGTTTGTCGAGGGGAGGTTTCAGAGAGGAGACGCTGTAGTCATGCTTCACTTTGCATATGGCTCCGTAAAGAAATCGATCCAGACGTACCTCGTTTCTCATGCTGGGGCTTCCGTAATTGAAGTCCAGTTGTCGTTACCCGTAAATTCGAACGAAGAAATTATTGTTGAGTTTCGGAAAGCTTTGGAGAAAGGGAAATCTAATGGCAAGAAAGTTAGGTTAGCAGTAATTGATCATATCACTTCGATGCCAAGCGTTCTCATCCCGATCAAGGAGTTGGTTAAGATATGTAGGGAGGAAGGTGTTGATCAAGTCTTGGTAGATGCTGCTCATTCAATTGGTTCTGTCGAGGTTGACGTCAAAGATATTGGGGCAGATTTCTACACTAGTAATTTGCACAAGTGGTTTTTCTGTCCGCCTTCTGTTGCATTTCTGCACTGCagaaaatcatcatcatcatcaaagtcGTTGGAACTGCACCATCCTGTGGTTTCTGATGAATATGGTAAAGGGTTGGCCATAGAAAGTGCTTGGATTGGGACGAGAGACTATAGTTCTCAGCTTGTTGTGCCATCGGTTTTGGATTTTATTAGTAGGTTCGAAGgtggaattgaaggaattaggAAAAGGATTCATGATGCAGTTGTTCAAATGGGTGAGATGCTTGCCAAGGCTTGGGGAACTCATCTTGGGTCACCGCCTGAGATGTGTGCTAGCATGGTCATGGTTGGCTTGCCTGCTAGCCTGGGGATTTCAAGTGAAGAGGGCGCGGTCAAATTGAGGGCCCATTTGCGGGACTGTTTTGGCATTGAAGTGCCAATATATTTTCAAGCACCGAAAGAGGGTGACAGTACTGGAACCCGGGACAAGAATGATTGTATAACAGGTTATGCCAGGATTTCTCATCAAATTTACAACAGGGAAGACGATTACTACAAGTTTAGGGATGCAATAAACAAACTTGTACAGAGTGGTTTTACTTGCAAGATGCTTCTCCCCAACTGA